The window ttatactttgtccctggtgTGTGgagctctctgtgcttcctgactgccaagtcctgagctgctttcctttgccatactCTTCCGCCAGAATATTTTGTCTCACTTTGAGCCCAGTTTTATGGAGTTCCCTGACCAAGGACTGAAACTCTGATACTGTGATccataataaacttttcctcctctgtctttgttcttgtcatgtcttttggtcacagggatgaaaaagctgactaaaacaagaagTTACTCATACTACAATGTCATGTAATTACTACCAAAGAATCTTGAGGGCAGGAACCCATAACTACCTGGGGCTAATCTAGTGATGAACATATAGTTGATAATAATGTCAACAGTAGTAGAATGACTGAGACTTACATAGATTAAATTATTTGCCTAAATTCATGCAGATATCAAATAGCAGAGATGAATTCAGAAAACCATAACAAGAAGAGAATTGTATAGTTTTGTTAATAAATCCTAGAAAGTTTCAATATAGGAAATTTATCAAGATAACATTTCAGGATGTTGAATGTAGAATTAAGGAAGGTTTAAGTGGCTGGTCTGTACAGTCAAGCAGTAGATGCTGACTTGAATTTCAACTCAGTTTCAAACAATATCtcaattattttcattcagtAGCATCATAACTTAAGGTAGGGTCCCCAAGAGACCCAGCTCCTCAGCTGCCAGGACCCTGTTCCCAAAGTACTATCTCTCAGTTGGCTTTGAGAAGTGGGTGGGGCAGTGGGAGGAATTAACTGCATATCATAAAACTCTTtagatttctttcatcagaaccATGGAAACAGTTCCAGCTCTGGTTACTGGAGGCAGACATTTCCTCAAGCAGGACCTGCTCTGTTGTTTTATCTGTGAGTTCCAGGGGTGAGGGAGGGGATCAGTATTGTTCAGGGCCAGTAGCATCTGTGTCACCAAAAGACAGAACACACTTTCTCTACATTATTATAGTGGTTCCCATGACAAAAGATGAAAagcccagcagttctggaggctgaggcaagaggattgtgagttcaaagttagccttagcaaaagcaaggtgctaaacaactcagtgagactctgtctctaaataaaataaaaaaataggctgaggatgtggctcagtggttgaatgcccctgaattcaatcctctgtacaaaaaatttaaaaataaaaggaaaatcccATGAGCTGTGGTACCGGGTGGCCTGCACATTCAGATACCCAGCTTCCTCCCAGAAGGGACCTTAGTCTAGTCTCAAGAATCCCACAGCATTGAATGCAAGGGATCCTGTGTGTTTGATGGCTGAGACCTTCATGAGAGAGTTCCCAGAAGAAGTCTAGGGGTTTCAGGGAGGGAAAGGACAATGACAACAATTTGACTTCAATGTGACACTAGGCACCCAGATCATGGAAGCTCTGGGAGAAAGTTGGTAAGGAAATTtggttattttcttctctcagtgTGGCCCAGTATTAAGAGAGAAATCTTCTCTGATTATAAAGGATTTATTTCCAACAGAAACAGATTTATGATTTTTCTCCCAATGCCCTTAGTGTTCttgtttcctcctcttttctttcaaagtcaattgtatatttgtataattgTTTAGTTAAAATATCTACACTTTCCTAATCTTTCTTCAATGAGTTTTTAGCATCCTCTTTATCCTGGACACCTCTTTTTAGGTAGTACAAGTTTAAAACTGTTCCTTAAATCAAGGTGCTCTGAACTGGACACAACATTCTAAGTGTGgcagaatagaagacaccattTTCCCTCTGATGACTGTTACTTCCACTTATATAGCCGAagtcctaatttattttttgtactaggaattgaacccaaagggcATTTTACCTCTGACCTacctcacttttcattttttgagacagtcttgctaaatagctgagggtcttgtaagttgctgaggctggccttgaacatgtgatcctcctgcctcaacttcctgagtcacGGAGATTACAAACGTGTACCACCAGCCTGACATCTAGTAGCTCTTATTAATCAAATAAGTCAAAAGTTTGACTCATGTCTGTGTCTATACTTCCATCTGCAATAAATCCAGTTATCTAactatattttctctatacttatTCCActcatataaatatgtacatccTTCTTACTGAAGTCTAGGTAGAAGGATGAGCTTGTAATTGCTTCCACAAGGTGAGGAAGTAATGAGGATAGGGAAGAGGAAGAATCAGAGACTAGGAATTATGATGCAGGATCATAGATGGGGACCATACATAAGAGATAGGAAAAAGCAAAGCTAAGGCAAGGATCTTTCAGATATAGaataagacaagaaaagagaACAGGCAGAAGGTGAAAAATAAGTAATGCAGAGTAATCGGATGTGGTTTGCCACAGGAATGAAAGGTATCTGAGGCAATTCTCTTTTGTAAAGGAGGAACTACCATGTTGTTTGCTGCTGGTGTAAGTATGAAGGCAAAGGACCTAGTAGGTCAGAGACTGAATCAGAAGTTTCCCACTCAACAGGGTCCAGGCTTTTGTGGCCAGGGAGTCTTTACATGTGGTGCTTAGTTTAAGATGCCCAAAGTCCAACAAGATATCACAAATCTCGCCCTGTCTGCCTCTGGCCCACAGCTTTCTCGGTTTCTATTCACATCTTGCACTTCTTCCTGTGGTTTGGCTTGCCTCAATTCTTTCATCAGTTCCCTTGGACGCTTgagttaatgtttttctgttttttttcttcattttaacctCTAAACCCTcaaaatctcaaaatataaaatttatttcacaacCATTTATTCAGAATCTACTGAGAATTAGGTAGTGTGAACACAGCATGggataaaaagatgaaaactatattttatagaCTTCAGAGATTTTTATAGTGGATTAGGAAAAGAGGAAAGTCAGATGGTGCTGtgttttataaagtatttaaataggaacaaaattatttcctcaaggacctcttccttttccttccttatctttcttttttctttattgccagtatttttctttctttagtcctTTAACTCTTAgcataagaatattaaaatttatccTATTAAACAATAGCACAAACCCAAACTTACCCTTCTGCATTCAGTCAAGCCCGTGGGCTCCTCCATCTATCTTCTTCCCACTGAACTGTTCTTGTGAGGATCAACAGTGATTATCTAATTGCCAAATGCAATGgaccatttatttttctacattaatGAAATTCTGTAGTGGACACATCTGGCCACTccatttgattttcaattatggCTCTGGAAATTCCTTTCCGGTTTCCTTTGAATCTCTATAATTTCTGGCTGAAGGATCACTGTTTCTTAGGGTCCATTGCTAtgcttgtttatattttaatctatATATTCTCCTTAAGAAAATGTGTTAAGTCCTAGGATCTGCAATATACACTATATGCTGATAATTTCCAATTCCTATATTTAACTTTGAGCTTTCAAGAAATTGGAGTTCTGTTCTTCAACATTTCATGTCATAGGTATTTGTTAACTTATATAGATGCCATAAGCTCGATATATCAAAATTGAATCTATAATCTCTGCCTCCAGAGATACATTAAGTCTTTCCAAAgtcaattgtttgttttgtgaaatTTACTAAGTCATTTAAGGCAGAACAGACACCACAATTTTTGAATGCCTACCCTCTCTTCTATATAACTAGTCAGTCTAATCTCTGTCTGTGCCGTAACATTGACACTTCTCTACACCCTCAGAGCCACTCCAGATCCATTTATTCACACACATATCAATTCTCAACTGGACTATTGAAGAGAACAATAACCTGTCCCATTTTAGGATGTTCTTTGCTTCTTTTGGTCCCTTATGTTTGACTATGAAAGAACAATGGAGAGAGATTTAGTATATTGTCTAAAAGTGAAATCATGATCACACATCCAATGGGTTTGTGTGatagattaaaatatttgttaggaTATGAGAGACTTAAGCATTTTTAATATCAATGTGAAGAGTTTGAATACCTAAGGAATTGACAAGAATATTAATAGGtcaaagttcctaagaaaatcaAGGTAGGTAGAATAAAAATCAGAGGTGAATGAATTGCCATTTGAGGGAGGGATGGAAAGTATATTTTACCATATTCTAGTAGGAGAGCAAGGAGTTAAACATTCCTGGATTTATGAGTCTATCATGGGAAATTGAGGAACTTGAATCTGAGGTCTCTGCTGCCTTTGTGAGGGTTGGAGAGGTTAAATGAGAAAGGAGCGGTTTagcatttgaaaagaatttagaaagctTGAAAAATTGATTGAAAAATTGCTTGAAATGGGCGGAGGAATGAATTATCCAGAGAAGGTTATTGTAATAAACTTGTATATAAAAAGCTCAGTTCAGGTTGGTAGGTATAAATCCTTAATGAAAAGTTTGACTTTGAACATAACTTTCTATAGAAAGATTGAATTGTACTTGTGCTGACTTGGATTAAGTATGCTCATGATGGGGTGTGCCGGAAGTAGAAGCTAGAATGACAGGGAGTGAGGAACCCTCTTTATATTTAGTCAGTGTTTACTTGTGTTTTCCTTTAGTTTAGAATAAGATTGGAAGTATAGCATAGATTTTTCCATCCAAAATTTACTTTTGTATAtgataaaaatgagagaaatctAATGTTTTACTACTATCAAATAAATGATATCAGCATCCTTTCTGAAAGTACCATATGATTAACCATGATTTTATGATTTGTTTAGTAATTTTAGATTATTCTGTAAATGAGCAGGCATTTTTGGCTTGTAGGATTTATAATTGGTTATTTGCTTTGTCAACATTGGTTAGAAAAATTTTCTTACTTtactatgtgtattttatttttttattagtgcattatatataatagtggggttcattttgatgtattCACAGatgcatgtaacataatttgttccattttatgaTGTGCTTTAATTCTTTTCACCCCTTTCCTTCTAAACCATTGGTGTAatctttcttatttgttattCTAAACTAACTCCAGAAATAACTTGTCAACCCTGCCCCCATTCATCTGAATATCCACTGATCTTTGCCTTTGTCTgggattaatattttttaatatttattttttatttttaggtgaacacaacatctttattttattttattttttatgtggtgctgaggatcaaacccagtgcctcacccatgccagatgaatgcgctaccacttgagtcacatacccagccctgGATTAGTATTTTATATCTCATCAATTTTCTAGATGGTAAAGTGTTAGTCAATATTttgataactatttttttaaacttaattccTAAGTCTTGTCATACATAAATCCAGGTAAAATCTTCTCAGTTGAGGATTTCTCTCATGAAATTATCCAGTAACTACTCCGCTGCTCCAGTCTCTGAATTCCTCCTCATCTGCTTCCCTAACTACCAGAGTTGGCAGCACTGGCTGTCCCTGCCCCtcagcctcctcttcctcctggccaTGGGGGCCAACACCACCCTCCTCATTGTCATCTGGCTGGAGGCCTCCCTGCATGAGCCCATGTACTACCTGCTCAGCCTCCTGTCCCTGCTGGACATTGTGCTCTGCCTCACTGTCATCCCCAAGGTCCTGGCCATCTTCTGGTTTGACCTCAGACCCATCAGCTTCTTTGCCTGCTTCCTCCAGATGTTCATCATGAACAGTTTTCTCCCCATGGAGTCCTGCACTTTCATGGTGATGGcttatgaccgctatgtggccatctgccatcCACTGCGGTACCCCTCCATCATCACTAACCAATTTGTGGCCAAGGCTAGTGTCTTCATTGTGTCTCGGAGTGTTTTGCTGCTTTCACCTGTTCCCATTCTCTCTGCTCATCTCCATTACTGTGGGAAAAATGTCATTGAGAACTGCATCTGTGCCAACCTGTCTGTGTCCAGGCTTTCCTGTGACAATATCACCCTTAACAGAATCTACCAATTTGTGGCTGGTTGGATCTTATTTGGCTcagatttctttctcatcttccttTCCTACACCTTTATTCTAAGAGCGGTACTGAAGTTTAAGGCTGAGGGTGCTGCAACAAAGGCCTTGAGCACATGTGGTTCCCACTTCATCCTCATCCTCTTCTTCAGCACCATCCTGCTGGTCATAGTGTTGACAAATGTGTCCAGAAAGAGGGTCCCCATGGACATCCTGATCCTACTTAATGTTCTCCACCACCTTATTCCCCCTGCCTTGAACCCTATTGTATATGGGTTTCGAACCAAAGAGTTAAAGCAAGGATTTCAGAAATTGCTGCAGAGAGGGTTTTGAATACTTACCAAACTCTAAAGAACTCTAAAGGACTCAAAGAAATACCATTTTCCCCCATTTCAGGATCCATGATTCCAGGCAATAAACTAATGTGCAGATATTGAATATTTCCTACCTACTTTTTGTCTCTTTAATATCAGGAATTAGTATATCCCTCTTAGTTCTTGATCAAAGTTCAAAGACCTATGTGGTATTATTAACATTTGTAGCTACTTCACTATGACTAGACATCTACATATTCAAATCATCCTATCCTACAAGAATTTTGCATGGTAGGATTATTATTCCATATACTGATAACCATATATTGATAATCTGGTGAGTGGTGGAGCATTGATTCCAATGCAAGTCTGTCTGACTCCAGAATGTTTCCATGGATTTCCACTCCCTCTTCAATCctatgttattttttatgaaCCTGATGCTGCCCATTGGCTTTTTCTCTCAGAATAAAATAGGAtctctctccatttccatgcaattccccttttctctccctttccctcccacctcatgtctctgtttaa is drawn from Urocitellus parryii isolate mUroPar1 chromosome 4, mUroPar1.hap1, whole genome shotgun sequence and contains these coding sequences:
- the LOC113200820 gene encoding olfactory receptor 56A1; translated protein: MKLSSNYSAAPVSEFLLICFPNYQSWQHWLSLPLSLLFLLAMGANTTLLIVIWLEASLHEPMYYLLSLLSLLDIVLCLTVIPKVLAIFWFDLRPISFFACFLQMFIMNSFLPMESCTFMVMAYDRYVAICHPLRYPSIITNQFVAKASVFIVSRSVLLLSPVPILSAHLHYCGKNVIENCICANLSVSRLSCDNITLNRIYQFVAGWILFGSDFFLIFLSYTFILRAVLKFKAEGAATKALSTCGSHFILILFFSTILLVIVLTNVSRKRVPMDILILLNVLHHLIPPALNPIVYGFRTKELKQGFQKLLQRGF